Part of the Methanomicrobia archaeon genome is shown below.
TCTGTGTAAGGACTTACAAAAAGCTAAAAAAGAAAAGGAGAGGTTTGGCTGGAGTTATTACTCCTTTGAAACCATCACTTCGGACGCTTTGATCACCGCTTCTACTTTATTGCCCTCTTTGAGCTCGAGATCTTCCACCGCCTCTCTCGTGATCATCGAGGTTATCGTTGCGGGCCCTGCGATCTCGATCTTGACCGAAGCGGCAACCTCACCTATCTCTAGCCCCTTTACCACGCCTTTAATTCTATTACGTGCACTTAACGGCATTTGTGTTCTCACCCCCGAGTAGTAGATTTTTTCCCCATTCTTAAAAACCTCTCGATGAGACAAAAGCGAAACCTTTTTATTACGAATGGTTTTATGTTACATATCGATAAGCTGTTAAAGTAGGTGCGAGGTGAAAAGGTGAGGTGCTTGAAAGAAGGAGAGGTCAGTTAGGGGTTGTACTAGGCTTATGCGCTTTTTTGCTCTTTTTCACGCTTCCCGTGCAGGCGTACACGACAGAGGTACATGTAGCAAAATATGCTCCTGATGGGACGACGATACTCAATGAAACCACGGTGAACTACACGTGGATGAGAGATAACCTGCCCGTTATGGATGAAGCGAACCTTAACGGAACTAAGTATACGCATCACTACTTCCAGGGGCCGATCTTCCCGGGAGAATGGGAAAAGATTCACCCCAATGAGACGTGGAACTACGATGAGGATAGATGGAATCCCGAGGAAGACGTGAACGTATATACCAGGGATTACGGCGCGGTTGCCGGGACGAATGTCAGAGATTTATGCGATCTGGTAGGGGGCATGTTGCCCGAGGATGTGGTGATGATCAAGGCATCTGATAATTTCTCCAAGTACTTCCCCTGGGATGATGTCTATAACTATGACTCACAGCCTAAGCAGGGCCCGATGGTTCTCGCCTGGTATAACGGTGAGGAGAGTATTACTGGTGAGCATCAGGGCGTTGGGTATCCCGACACCGGTTATTTTACGGGCATGCGGCTCCACTTCTTTGCGGACAACAGCACAAACCCTCAAGGCTGGCATGCATTCGGCGACTGGGACATGCACGAATACATGGAGGAAGAGTACTGGCACTACTACTACGACTCTACGGAAGGTTTGATGCCATCCTCAAGTGGGCTATCCGTGAAATATATCAGTGCTATCTTGATATACACGGCAGAGATAAAACCAGACCTCATCGTGACCGCGATTGACACCCCCGACGAGATTTACAACGGCACCTCGAATATCATCAGTGCAACAATCGAGAATATCGGAAATAAGAGCACGGTCGAGCCATTCAACGTAAGCCTCGATGATGGCAGTGGCGTTGTAGATACCACCATCGTGGATATTGGCGGGCTGGGTGCAGGAGAGAACATCACGGTGAAATTCCTGTGGACTCCCGCGGCTCCAGCCGATTACATGCTCACCGTCACCGCAGATTCGGATGGCGTTGTGGATGAATGGAATGAGACAAACAACCAGACGACCGAAGGGATAACGGCAATCCCCATCCCACAGACCGATCTCGTCGTGACCACGGTTCACGATGGAGATGCTTTTATCGATGAGCCCAACGTGATCTTTGCACTGATAAAGAACAACGGCGCTGATGCGCACAGTTTTAATGTATCCCTCGAGCTTGACGGTGAGCTGAAAGACACAGTGTTTATACCGATGCTGTACCTGCGGGAGACGCAACTGGTGGCACTCGATTGGACGCCAACGACAACCGGGCAGAAGACGGTGTACGTCACAGTCGATTGTGATGGCGATGTCGCAGAATCTAATGAGACGAATAATGTGACGAGCCAGCTCGTGGATGTGACGAGCCTGACAACGGTAAACGTCGGTGATGGCGAGAGCATACAAGCTGCTATTAACGCCGCATCAAGCGGAACAAAGATACTCGTTGCCGGTACACACAACGAGCAGGTAGTGATTCCTTCTGCCAAATCCGCGATACGGCTGATTGCAAATGGGACCGAGGCCGAGATCCATACTGACAATTCGGGAGACATCATCAAGGTCGAGACAACCGATTGCTGGGTGCAGGGACTCACGATACATAGCACCTGGAATAAGGACGATGAGGACGATGATGAGGATTTTGCAAATTATCCCGGCGCGGGAATCAACATCACCGCCAATTCATGGAACGTGATTACGGACAATTACATCTACAATTCTTCGAGTGGTGTGAAGCTCTACAGCTCATGCAATCTGTTCAGGAATAACACAATTGGCGATACCGAAGCCGGGCGCGATTGCCGCCGGCTGATGATCATCTCCGGCGATTGCAACGAGATCGTGAAGAACGTATTTGACGGCAACACCGATAGACATAATTGGGTACTTGGTGGCGTATTAAATTATGCAGCAACGAAATATCGAGTTGACACGTACGCACCTGCAAACGGTAATCTCGTGCGCGACAACACGTTTAACGTTCGAGGATTTTTTTCGCCCTTTGTTGTATTCGGCGGGGATCAGAATCTTGTCTTCAACAACGACATCAATGACACGGTAACCATCAATGTCGCACCGGAAAAACTGAACTGGTACTGTGTGGATAAGGTAGCGGTAGATATCCCGAAGACTGGTAACATCGTTCATGGCCCGTTCTATGGCGGGAATTACTGGAGGGGATATACGGGGACGGACAGCGATCAGGATCTGCTCGGTGATACTGCGGTACCATACAGAGGCTACGATGCGCATCCGCTCATACAAGCGACGTGCGGTGATGTGAATGCTGATAGCGATGTAACGGTTTACGATACGACGCTGTTGAAACTTTACATAGGTGCAGTTCCTGGCTGGGAGCTCGGAAGCGAGTGGGCAAGTGATGTGAACGGCGATGGCGATATAACGGTTTACGATACGACGCTGTTGAAACTTTACATAGGTGCAGTTCCTGGCTGGGAGTTGAATTGTTGCGGAGAGTAAAAAACTAAGCTTTTCCTGGTTCACTCTTTTGGGAGCAAAAAAGAAAAGATGAAGGTAGAAGGAGGAGATAGGAGATAAAGGAGCGGAAAGACGAGAAGA
Proteins encoded:
- a CDS encoding TOBE domain-containing protein, which produces MPLSARNRIKGVVKGLEIGEVAASVKIEIAGPATITSMITREAVEDLELKEGNKVEAVIKASEVMVSKE